The Paroedura picta isolate Pp20150507F chromosome 2, Ppicta_v3.0, whole genome shotgun sequence sequence CCGATGCCAGCAAGCCCCGTCTGGGGATTTTAGTTGGAGGCATTTACATTAATAATGCTTTTAACCTATTTGTATGACGTGATGATGTTTTATAAATGTCACCCGCCCTGAGCAACgttggaagggtgggctacaatattattattattactactactactactattactatttattattattatttattagcagCCTAGAAGGACTTAGAAACTctttgttgcttgttgtttcttaGATTTAAGGAAAAGGCTGTGGTTTCCTCATTAGATGACCGTTTTAAGAAACCTGTCATGTTACTTGATGCTGCATCAAGcttttcttttggaaaaaaaaacgaGTGGCAAGCTAAAGCAACGGTCCCTGCCCAGGGAAACGGAAAGGGGTTATTGTCCTAAAACTGCAGAATGGTGAAACTGGTTAAGTAGCCGCTTGATCAGTTTTGCTGTTTTATGTGGCCTGGTCTTGTACACCAGTTGGTGCCTTCTCTTAGGGAAAACAGATCTGCTTGACCTTatacaaagtgtttttttttaatattttgagcTTTGTACGGAACAGCTCAGCAGATATTCTGATGCACAGGTGGGCCTTTTGTAATCCTATGCAGAGGGCCTCCAGTCTGAATCTTTAGATTTCTGTAGCTTTTTTTTAAGGTTGCAACATTAATGTCAGACTTCTTATATTTGCTGAGACACCATAACGTTTTCATGTCCTTGTTCTAGCTGAAGGAGTCCCCTTTGTGACTGTCCCGTGATCTGTCTTTAAAACAATGGCCCAGACAAAAGAGGACAATGAGCTGGAAATACTCGAAAAAGAAATAAAGGATTTCAGGACTACGTTCAAAACCACTTGCTATGGTGAATCTATTGACCAGGTGTTGGGGCTAAGAGATCAGTGGCTGGAATCGATAAGCAAACTTACAGGTAACATGATTTTGTATAGTCTTATTGTTATCTCTTTTGCTTCTCATTGCTGCTTGGTGTTTCCTGCCACATGGAGGCATGGTGATAGAAAAGGCCCATTCTCTTACTTGACAAAGCATACAGATGAGGTGAGCATAGTTGCCTACCTAGAAATAAGCATGTCAGGCTGTCATCTGCCTTTAAAAGACCATCCTTCATCTCTTCCCTTGCCTAAGCCATTGCCAAGAAGCAGTGCAGGAAGGCTGACCTGATTATGAAAAAGAAAGCTGTAAATTGTTCCCACTGGGCTCCCCTGTGGTCTCCTTCCCCtttttcttgtcttgaaagcGTTGCCAGGTCCAAATTTGAATCCATCTGACCTTGACTCAAGCACGCTCTCTCAACCTAGCCCACTCTCaaggttgtaaggataaaacagaagagaggatATGGGGTTGtggtttttactgggttttatggctgatgtaagagcctcttgtggcgcagagtggtaaggcagccgtctgaaagcttgcccataaggctgggagttcaatcccagcagccggctcaaggttgactcagccttccatccttccgaggtcggtaaaatgagtacccagcttgctggggggtaaacggtcatgactggggaaggcactggcaaaccaccccgtattgagtctgccatgaaaacgctagagggcgtcaccccaagggtcagaaatgacccggtgcttgcacaggggatacctttacctttacctttatggctgaTGTAACACGCCTCGAGTTGTTCGAAagaggcaggctaaaaatcgaataaataaatcatgATGGTGTAAGCCAGGTAGGTCTCCGTTGGGGAGAACAGATGAGTATAAATGTCTAAAATAATATAAACTTACAAGAATAATCTATGCAAACATACGGTGTTCACTGTGTGTTAACTCTCAAACCCTGTCAAGCAACTCTGACACCTCAGCCTAAAGCTGCCGCCCAGTTATTGTCTCCCCCTCTGACCTGATTTATTCCCCTGTGCACAAAGTCCTGACTTGGCTGCTGTTTGCCTGTTCTTGTTTATTACACCCTCTGTTCATATTGTGTTTATTACACCCTCTGTTCATATCCACACTATCATATATATTTACAGTATATTAAGATTAGAATGCCAGATAACATTTTCCCTAATTTTACAGATAAATGGTCCAAGAGATTAAAAGAAGGGGATCTGATGATCAACAGATTTCAGGAATATACAAATGGTATGGTATgggtcctttttttaaaattcatgaaCTGTTCTTACAACACAAGAGAAATAAAGCACGTTGACCTGAAATGCCTTTCTTATGCAcaggctccagagagccagcttggtgtaatggttaggagcatgaacttctaatctagtgagccaggtttgattccctgctcctcctccacatacagctagctgggtgaccttgggctcgccatagcactgatagagctgttctcatagatcagtcctgccagaactctctcagcctcatcaacctcacagggtgtctgttgtggggagaggaaagggaaggtgaatttaagccactttgagaccccttcgagtagagaaaagtggcatataagaaccaactcttcttctggaagCAGACTGCCAGCATCTTGACTTTTAAGTTTATATACAGGTCTGAGTCAATAGTTAAAATGCAACACAAAGATGTTTGGCCCAAGCCTAGGGTCTGCACTTTCAATTTTATGATGGCTAATTGTACAAAGCAGATTGTCCTCAGGTTTCATGAGATGGAGTTTCATAAGGGGATTAGTCATATGCTGAACTCCTGTTGGGAAAATAAAAAGTTAGCAGAGCAGAACTGCATTGGACAGAAAGCAGCACAAGATACGTGGTTTGTTTACTAAGGAAAATACTTTCCTAAATAGGGAAAAGAGAGAACTGGGTGAGAAAGTATTAACCCAGAGCTACACACAATCATATGAACCTAACAATATACTAACTAAGAAAGGAGTGGCAATTTTCCCCCTTCAGGCTCTTCCCCTTTAGATGGGAAGCATCTACACTAAATCAGCTCTGAGCTAAAATGAGCTAATTACAACTTAACCCTGTTTATGGATGCTAGAAAAACCCAACAACTAGTCATCCTGTTCTGTAACCAAAATATCCTAAATTGGTAACTCTTTTCCCAAAGTGTCTCAACTGTACCACAAACATTATTCCTTCTGCAGTAACCTCAGCAAAATATTCCTTATAAGAACTCTACAAATAGCGATTTCTTTCAACAGTGGCCACCATTTAAGACTTAGCTAGCATTAGTGAGAACAGGCAGACTTTGAAGTATTCTGGCTTTCATTGGGTCATGCCTAGTTTATTGtgtttgggctttttttttttaagtcagtagTCTAATTTTCTGATTTTGAAGTCCTTATCCTTAAAATGAATGCCTTGCAATGCAGCAGATGTTTCCACCACACTTTAGAATATAGGTCGTTCACCCAAAGACTGCAGCAGTATGTGGTGTGATATTAAGAATGTTACATTTGTGTTTGATAGTGAGCAAACACAGGACCCATGAGAGAAGGAGATctaatccctctcccccccacacacacacatgcatacgaTCACATTGCTGCCTCTGCCTACCTGGCATCCATGGTGTGTCCCGCTCCTCTACCCGCGACCCTGCTACTTTTGTcggcctgcctgcctgacatGGTGTCGGCAGGAtctccagctatgcttccctcaCTTGGCCACTTGTGGTGCTGCTACCTCCACCTGCCTGGCTTATTCTGGGAGGcagattattattaaaattatgaACTGTCTGCACCTGGCCTCATTCTTGCCTTTCCTTGTGGGGAGACAAGTTCAGAATTAGGTATAAGATGTTCAGTGGTTGGGATGCCACTTGTAATAAGCATTTACATAATGCTTTGCCATGTTGAGAGTGTGCATTATGGGGAGGTGCAAATGTTTCTTTTTCGAAGCTTGAAATAGTTGATGCCTTGCATGATATGCAGGATCTCCAGCTATGCTTCCTTCACTTGGCCACTTGTGTGCTGCTACCTCCACCTGCCTGGCTTATTCTGGGAGGCAGATTCCCTCCTTTAGCTCTGCTTCTTTTttcaattaaaattattattaaaatgcatGCAGTGAATTTGTTAAACCAGTACTTTCCCTCCCTTGAAGCTCACATGTACCTAGAAGCTTGTGCAGAACTTCCATTTACTACAACAAAGCCTTTAGTGGCACAAGTAACTTTGCACGTCACTAGGACTGCTTGTGAATCAAACAAGACTTGCGTGTAGGCCTCACATTAAACTACCTAATTTCCTTGGTTTGCCCAGAGTTGAACCAAAAGAACAAATCCACTGAAGAAAAACAGGAGAAGCTGTCAGAAGTGCTTGCTAGCATCAAGGATGGAGAAGAACAAAATGCAGACTTAATGGCTACCATTCAAGAGCTCAAGGAGAAGTTGACCAAGAAAGAGGAAAGTGAGTTGAAATGGGAAAATGGAACACAAATACTAATTCTAAaaattctgtgggtatgaatggTCCTCATGTCAGCTTTTGTGGAAAGAGTCTTCTGGCTGTGCCACATGCAATGTTGCACAAGTATGTTTTGGTATGTGTTTTGTCCTACACTGTGGCAGGTTGTTATATTTGTTGGAACCTAGGAGGAACATATTGTACTATCCTTATTGCTGTTGGACAGACCTAAGACCTGTTTTCTAAATCAAGGGTTAAATGTTTCCTATGTGTTCCTAGAAGGAgcgtttcttttgaattaaagatCCCATATTAATTTGGAGCTTGTGTGATCAtgatctaatgcagtggtccccaatctttttatcactggggaccgatctacacttgacaattttactgaggcccggggggggtagtcttttgccgagggacgttgccgccacctgagcccctgctccacttgctttcccgctggcgcccctgacttcccatcgcccactggggggcgctgccagcagcagctgcgcagtgccatgccgagggggagccccagccatggcagccgctggagagcaccaaaggtgagccggtggcagagcagcccctgaggagatggatgaggaggagccaggtGTTGGCGTCTGATTTTAGGCAGCTGAAAAATTATGAGTCTTGGATTTTTCAGTAGCTGGCCACTGCCCATCATGTCCCAATCGCTGCTTTTAGAGGAAATGAGTTGAGGAAGGAATTAAAGGGAAATGGAGACTGGGGCTGGGGAGAAAAGGAACGGGGGAACTACATATATCAGGAAAGACATGTTCATATGCAGAGGATCAATTTTTATTAAGACCAGCTTAGCCCAActttctccccaaaacagctCAAGATGGGTATTTGAGCCAAAGAAACAAACTTCATTTCGAAAATAAAAGTTTAATGGTAGCTCttcagttaatttttaaaacatgcgTTGGTTAGTTCTTAATTTATAAAATTTGGATGGGGGTGTATTGAGAGAAACATGCTGTCACTCTTTGAAATTTACCAAtactttttgtgtgtgggggggtggatgTTAGTTTTCCAAACAGTAAGGTTTTCTTTGCTTTTAAACCTTAGCTAAAAGTAAAGCCAccgaagaaaagatggaaaggttTAACAGGGTTGAAAAGACATTTAAAGAACGGACTGGGCTAGAAATACGGAAAACCAGTGGTAagaattatataaatatattaattttttttgtataaTTTCACTGTGATTAATGCCAGTTTTCAGTAGTACCTAAAACAGTTCCCCGCCCTGTAATATCTGTCTATACCTTATTGATATTTAGTGTAAGTGAACACGCTTATTAATATTTCTCCCATTCCAACAAAAACAAGTTTGAATAGCAACTTTTTTCTTTGTGAATCTGCCCCATCACCAGTGCAGAAGGGGATACCTTGAAGTGACTCTCCTGGCCATGTTTCCCACAGGTGGAAGGCACCTGTAGTGGTGCTCATCAGgtttcctttctctcccacacTGTTCCCAGCGGTCCATTGACCCCCGGGGCCTGATTTGGAAGGGCGGGGTGACAGCTGACTACATTAGTGAGGGATGTTGATTTCCAGAATCACCCACTCTGGATGTTCTGGACACAAGCTTGTGTACGAGCTGCTTGCGTATTGCCTAATATTATCGGTGTTCATGGTTTCAGTCATCTGACAGGTGGGTGGGAAAGCCTAGTCACATCTAATCTAACTAATCAATATTATTAGATTGCTGCAGGGTGTCTTATAAGAGCGGAGGAGAGAAGACAATGTAAGCCAGCAGCAGGCATAGAATGgggatttcacacacacacacacacacccttttcacTGTAATCTGAATCCTCGtgtatttctccccccacccccaagtccttGTACGCCATCAGCTAGTATCAGAACCTGAAAGTCTTTTCTGGCACTTTTCTAAATGCCTAAGCCCAAATAAACTCTTGTTCACGAATGCCTTCAGAATCTCAGTCTGATCATATCACTCAATGCAAGGTGTGggtactgacctttaaagcccttgtATAGCCTGGGACCAAGATATCTTCAGCACTGTCTTCTCCCCTATGAAGCTACTCATTTGCTCTGGTCACCTTGAGAGTCCCTGCTCTTATTGCCCCCACAgtctgaggctagatgggtggcaactTGGAGAATGGGCTTTCTTGGTTACAGCATGGACAttttggaattccctccccaagGAAATTTGCTTGTCTTCTTCCCTATCAGTGTCTTCCGCTGGAGGGTGAAGGCCCAGTTATTATGTTGAACGCTGGTTTTAATTGTTCAACTGTTGTTATGTGCGGGAGCCCTATCGGATGGAAAGGCATCATAAGAGTGTATTCAATACATAATAAAACTAATACTTAACTGATTGTGCCTGAAAAAAGCAAATCCAGGCTGACCACAAGCCAGGCCTCTCATTTAATCTTCCCTGCGCTGTCGAGGGAAGGAGTTTTGGTTTGGACTTTCTCTGAGGTGATATTTGGGAAATGGGGAAACCTTGGACACGACTTgatagaatgagttcccagaggagatccgggTCCCGTCACAGCTggtgcagttccacagggactgcaaggtggagcccttccaccaagcttttggtcgGGGTCAGTGACTTAACAAATCTTCagccctcccctacaaaacaaCCCCATAGAGACAGATCTGGTCTGGAGATGTATGGGTATTGAATAAGCTGGAGGCTGCTATTAAATGCCACTAAATGGTTAATTATGTTTTTATCATGCTCTATATCATCAGTGTttcatgtttatatttattatgttGGTTTTAATTCATTGTTAATTTTTAACTGTAGTATGTACACCGCCGTGAGCCATTCTGGGAGAGTGGTATaaatttctaataataataataaactaaaaTAGGCCCTTCCAGTCCACATTTGAACTGTCCCATCCCCCCGGTCCCCATTGCTCACAGGCTGGATCAGAATGCTGGGCCGGCTGGTTCCAGCCTCCAGACCATCTGCTTGAAGTGTCTGATTTAGGGCAGCTGAGCATCACTTTCTCTGGGAGGGGGGTCTGCCTGCTCAAGCCGCTGTGATTCCTAAATGAGGATATTTTGTGGAGCAAGAATTCTAGAGTGTCCCCTCCCCATGGGCTCCAATTCATTGTAGGGCCCCAGCTTGTGGAGCTAAATTGCTTTTAGCTGACCGTGGTGCAGTTAAATGGGTTATTCTTACATCCTttttaagggaggggggagaaccatTTTATTTCTTGTGGAGCTCAGATTACTGAACACATGGGCCTGGATTCTGTTGAGCAGGAACAAAGAAGCATGTGCAGAAGTAGACTTCCTagcttcctcccccaccctccccacaaaaaaaaaattgcgccCCCCAAAAGTACATGAAAATATCTTCTACCAGAGTGAAACATTGTTGAAATCTAGGTCATTCCCTCCATCTTTCCAAGTGCAGTTTTTGAAATGAGCCACAAAAGTTTAAGCAACATACTGTGAAAGACAGAAATACTTAAAATGCTGCCGGTGCATAGTGAGATGCTAATCTGTGATGTATAAGCCAAGTTATCTATAGACAAAATATGCAGTGAGTCTAGGCAGGGAAGTTTCCATAAGTGTTGAAATGTTTGACTTGGGGGAATGGTAGATTCTCAAACATCTGTTGCCTTGGTCTGTTAGACCAACTTGGTCTATTAGACCAAGTTATTGTATTCACTGAGCTGTCTGCCTGAATTCTAGTTTTCTTTGTTTTGGTCTTAGCTAATCACTTGCAGTTTATATTCCGCTGTATTGACCACAAAGATCCTGACAAGCCATATGTGTTTACCCTCTCCCTAAACGAAGAGGGAGACTATGAAGGTATGTATGACATTACCAGGTGGAACATTGCATAGTCTGCCATtctcaagggggagggggcgtATGGCCCCTTGCGGGGCTGGGCACATTTGAAAGGGGTCACAGGCTGAAAAAATCTGAGGTGCGGCCAAaggatttatgggggggggggctggtaactgaACCAGTGAAATACCTTTTTTATCACATATGGCagcattaattgctagaaagttcaatcTTAGTCGagggaaataaaaaaataatataatccattcctttgggtgtgcttgaattaatggcttcaagggaaaaaaatgacCACACACGCTTCTCTTggtcgaatgttctagaaatctgtcttgcattTAAATAAGACCAGATATATAGAggatagttagttcactcttagcttaggcctttttttaaCCTTGTTCATTGTGCAAGTGGCCAAActactgcagggggccctggaacctgagaacagCTCCTAAACGGCCTGTGGCCAAAAAGCATTGAGAATGGATGGTCTAAACAAATCTCTTCCAGCACATGGTTCACCAGGGTCTTCATAAACAGGATTGTAGCCTTTCACTGGCCTGGTTCTTCGACACATTATTTCTACTAGGGGGCATTCGGCATAAACCAGGCCAAAAAAAtgccttaccagtctttttttcttggggggggggttattatttAAATGGAATAAAGATCAGAGGATCTGATCGGCTATCAGTTTAGCTGAGTTCGAATAaagctgatttgggggggggcatttatttGGGTATGTTCACCTATAACGAAGATCAG is a genomic window containing:
- the SPC25 gene encoding kinetochore protein Spc25 gives rise to the protein MAQTKEDNELEILEKEIKDFRTTFKTTCYGESIDQVLGLRDQWLESISKLTDKWSKRLKEGDLMINRFQEYTNELNQKNKSTEEKQEKLSEVLASIKDGEEQNADLMATIQELKEKLTKKEETKSKATEEKMERFNRVEKTFKERTGLEIRKTSANHLQFIFRCIDHKDPDKPYVFTLSLNEEGDYEVVSSSPPLDCTEELQLKVRETSNFSAFIANVRKAFIASSYK